Genomic segment of Populus nigra chromosome 6, ddPopNigr1.1, whole genome shotgun sequence:
TCATTTGATCTTGATAGGGCAATGATGACTCTGAATCCTGCCATCCTAGCATGTTATCAAAATGTTCCATTTTCCCAGGTTGCACATTTCGCTGGAATCCAAGCTATTGTAGAGAAAGTAAACATGGCTAAGAGAATTCACATAATTGATCTTGAAATTAGGAACGGAGTGCAATGGACAGTATTGATGCAAGCTCTAGTGTCTCAACATGAATCTCCCCTTGAGCTTCTCAAGATAAGTGCCATCGGGTCTACTTCAAAAGAGTTGATTGAGGATACAGGTAAGAGGTTAATGAGTTTTGCCGAGACCATGAATGTACCTTTCTCCTTCAAGGTAGTCATGGTATCGGACATGTTAGATCTAAAGAAAGATCTGTTTGAGCTAGGTGCTGAGGAAGCAGTTGCTGTCTATGCTGAAAATTCTTTGAGGAGCCTGATTGCACTGCCAAATCGTCTGGATTCCATAATGAAAGTGTTCAGAAATATCAACCCACGTATAGTGGTGGTCATGGAAGTTGAGGCCAACAACAATTCACCATCATTTGTGAACCGTTTCATTGAAGCCCTTTTCTTCTACAGTGCTTATTTTGATTGCTTTGATGCTTGTATGGGGCGTGACAGTCCAAACAGGATGATTGCAGAATCAAAGTACATTCGTCAAGAAATCAGAAATATTGTGGCCACTGAGGGGGAGGAAAGGAAGATTCGGCACGTGAAGCTTGATGTTTGGAGGACATTCTTTGCTCGTTTTGCAATGGTGGAAACAGAACTAAGCAAGTCATCCTTGTACCAAGCAAGCCTGTTGCTAAATAAAATTGCTCGTTGGAGTGCTTGTACACTTGACATGAATGAGAAAAGTCTCGTTATTGGGTGGAAGGGTACACCAATGCATTCTCTTTCTGTTTGGAAATTCGACAAGAATCGAAAAGGGTTGAAATGATACGGACTTTTCATACACCAAATAGCCCTCTTTTATTAGCCAAGTTATGCATTCACTGATCAAACAGCTTATTTCTGGCTATTAACTTttggcaacaaaaaaaactgcATATGCATATGCTTATACTATATTTTACATTTGTTTgtgtttaaaatcttttttttccgaCCCAACGTACTTCACATGCCAGTCTAAGATCACCACTGTACCAATCATGTCTTTGGTCCTCTGTACAGTTGATGAAGGTATAagcaatggatttttttttatctaattttgtgaCTCTCTCTATTGCTTTGAGAATTATTTCTGAAGAAAGCCTTCTTTCTGTCAGGGCTATCTTCTGACTGCTGTGCAGTTGTctagcttcttttcttttaatctgcATGTATTGCCTGCTGACGGTGTTAGTAAATTTAACCCAGATATTCGTTCTTTGACATTGAAGTTCTTCCATATCCTTGTTATAGTCATCCATACAAGCATACAggttaaaatgaattttgttcACAAACAATTTATACCTTCACATATATCATTGTATCCCTCAACTGCAGGCTGTGTGTTTAAACTGTTCTCCATCaagaacaaataaaagattaaaattaccATTAAAATCAATACCGGTGAAGGTTTTGTTTGGATTCCAACCCTTCCTTTAAAATTACCATTGAAGTTTAGATGTTATCTATGCTGTATTTTGCTGTTATCCGAATGGCATTTACATCGTAGACAATATGAGGCGCCTTGAGTGCATCAAACATGTCAACCGAACTGTCACTACCCGAATTCAAAGTTCATGACAAGAGTGACGTTACAGGAACACCTCATTTATACTAAGTTTCAGAAcacaaatatcatatatatatataatttagacagtattttataatattttaaatattcctcaaaatcaaaaaaataatttataattcaaaataccttttacattaaataaaattcaatctttgaaataaaaatttaaacttgaatgaaaataacataataataaaatatctaagacatcaaatcacaaaaaataaaaaaaaccttgagaaAGCAATCAAGATATATCAACAAACAAAATAGTAGGAACTCTTAATTAAAGGTCAATCTGCTAACGAGAGTTAATAATCTGAAATAGTATTAAAATGAAagggtgagttcaaccaactcaacgagaaaataacatttaatatgcATTTTAGCTATTTATAAGTATAAGGGTTGAAACAAACATATAGATATACATTAAGTATAATAGCATATGGTAATGTAATACATGTGAGAGATCAGGCAAAGCCATTGGATTAGATAACAGACGAAACCCTAAGATTTCAATAATAGATGAGTTTTGCGGCCCTGATAATCATGAGAGGATCAGTCGCCAAAGAATGATGTCTCTCTTATCAGTTAGATATACAGAATACTATGTGCTTATAGACTAATTACGCTTTATTAGTATGAAGTTACTGATAAGTCCGATATCCAGTCATAAcagatatttatataattatcaaagcaaCTGAATgtcatatcaaatataatttaatccaGCATAATGCAAATATTTATTCAAGAAACTGATGAGTTTTGGAAATAaatcaacacacacacatatacacatatatatttAACAATATCATCCATACTCATTATATAATTaacatacaaaatttatttatattatatgcatattaaagattatcacACTCACCcataaaatgaaagcaaaaaacaaacaaatatagaaTTGGAAACTACTGATGATTATTAAGAGGAATATCAACAAAACctataacaaatacaaaaatatattaaaaaacaactcaaagcaGATAACATAAAAGATTATAACTCTAAGATTTAAgactaaaacataaatataaaactgaaatatatttatttgttcgATCTCGAACAAGCAGTCCTAAGCTAAccgaatataaaaaaaccagtAATTCTATTATCCGGTTAATAGATCAATCTAAATAACCAATCGGTTGACCGAAACCATCAAGCGAACCGGTCATCTGGTTCAGCCAGCCATTTCTCACAAAGATATAGTTTGATACTTTCATACAAGTTTATAGCAAGAGGAACCTTCATCTTTTTCCAATTTCGATGACCATTAACAGGATACGTGGCAGCCACAAGCTCACAGGTGGGAACGACTTTTGTTTGGAATTTCCACAGTTccaaataaagttttaacacaCGTAAGTAGAAACAGAGCAGAAACCTCATGAGTATATATACTTCTAATTAAGGatgatttcatatatatacatcggtttttacatcaaaatattaaagatcagatcttcatgaatgtttttcGTTAATGTTGTAGATCGAGCTTGTTGCACCAAAGGAAGTTGCAAGTCAGTGTCCGCTTAAATCTTTCAAGTTTTACAAGACAAAGGAACTTCCCACtggatcccttttttttt
This window contains:
- the LOC133696664 gene encoding DELLA protein RGL1-like; translation: MLSFQDYSFDGIQDLLSSKSRSRESVEGVNTRKQSHFYGFEAEAGGDAYGFYQDVSTGEGFFFSKYQNQEQKQQSYLDCGLLDDHSYNILSPQLQTSLDGIEKLDEIPAVTQDGLQPWKENQYPFSLASLELHGDRQFDGERTVERSSGAPRAKVIGTELSTEEIMKMAGAKFIQSFSRMVDTASMLNNPFDLFFSGLSEEAAKNVELAELLLASAEKVGNQQFERANRFLNYCEHLSSNGESPVQRVVHYFSEALRERIDRETGRITPKWPEKSHSFDLDRAMMTLNPAILACYQNVPFSQVAHFAGIQAIVEKVNMAKRIHIIDLEIRNGVQWTVLMQALVSQHESPLELLKISAIGSTSKELIEDTGKRLMSFAETMNVPFSFKVVMVSDMLDLKKDLFELGAEEAVAVYAENSLRSLIALPNRLDSIMKVFRNINPRIVVVMEVEANNNSPSFVNRFIEALFFYSAYFDCFDACMGRDSPNRMIAESKYIRQEIRNIVATEGEERKIRHVKLDVWRTFFARFAMVETELSKSSLYQASLLLNKIARWSACTLDMNEKSLVIGWKGTPMHSLSVWKFDKNRKGLK